A region of Betta splendens chromosome 13, fBetSpl5.4, whole genome shotgun sequence DNA encodes the following proteins:
- the LOC114867808 gene encoding SPRY domain-containing SOCS box protein 4-like — MGQKISGSIKSVDVRGEPSYRPVRRELRGPDFCRPPRLDLLLDMPPASTEAQLRHAWNPDDRSLNVFVKEDDKLTFHRHPVAQSTDCIRGKVGYTRGLHVWRIHWPARQRGTHAVVGVGTAEAPLHSVGYTALVGSDSESWGWDLGRNRLYHDGKNRPIATSAPTYPCFLEPDESFVLPDSLTVILDMDEGTLSFMVDGQYLGVAFRGLKGKRLYPIVSAVWGHCEVSIRYVNGLDPEPLPLMDLCRRVARLALGRERIHHIDTLPLPQTLKNYLQYQ; from the exons ATGGGCCAGAAGATCTCGGGCAGCATCAAGTCAGTGGATGTACGCGGGGAACCCTCCTATCGGCCGGTACGCCGCGAACTGCGTGGCCCAGACTTCTGCCGGCCCCCCAGGCTGGACCTGCTGCTAGACATGCCTCCAGCCAGCACGGAGGCGCAGCTCCGCCACGCGTGGAACCCCGACGACCGGTCGCTAAACGTCTTTGTTAAGGAGGACGACAAGCTGACGTTCCACCGGCACCCTGTAGCACAAAGCACGGACTGTATCCGAGGCAAGGTGGGCTACACCAGAGGACTACATGTCTGGAGGATCCACTGGCCGGCCAGACAGCGGGGCACCCACGCTGTCGTGGGCGTCGGCACTGCCGAAGCACCTTTACATTCAGTGGGCTACACAGCCCTGGTGGGCTCAGACTCCGAGTCCTGGGGCTGGGACCTGGGTCGGAACAGACTCTACCACGATGGGAAGAATCGTCCCATCGCCACATCGGCGCCCACGTACCCTTGTTTTCTGGAGCCAGACGAGTCCTTTGTGCTTCCAGACTCCTTGACGGTAATATTGGATATGGATGAAGGAACGCTGAGCTTCATGGTGGATGGCCAGTATCTGGGAGTGGCTTTTAGGGGACTAAAGGGCAAGAGACTGTATCCTATAGTCAGTGCTGTGTGGGGGCACTGTGAAGTTTCTATTAGATACGTCAATGGACTTGATC CGGAGCCCCTCCCCCTCATGGACCTGTGCAGACGAGTAGCCCGACTGGCTCTGGGGAGAGAGCGCATCCATCACATTGACACACTCCCACTGCCGCAGACTCTCAAGAACTACCTCCAGTACCAGTGA
- the LOC114867807 gene encoding solute carrier family 25 member 36-A-like, with product MSQRDTLVHLFAGGCGGTVGAILTCPLEVVKTRLQSSSITLYVSEVQLSTVNGPSVARMSPPGPLHCLKLILEKEGPRSLFRGLGPNLVGVAPSRAIYFAAYSTAKEKLNGVLEPDSTQVHMVSAGMAGFTAITATNPIWLIKTRLQLDARNRGERRMSAFECVQRVYRADGLRGFYRGMSASYAGISETVIHFVIYENIKRRLLEAKAPQNMEEEEEASKDASDFVGMMLAAATSKTCATTIAYPHEVIRTRLREEGTKYRSFFQTLTTVPKEEGYRALYRGLTTHLVRQIPNTAIMMCTYELVVYLLNG from the exons ATGAGTCAAAGAGATACTTTGGTTCATCTATTTGCTGGAGG ATGTGGGGGCACTGTAGGAGCCATATTGACTTGTCCACTGGAAGTAGTGAAGACCCGTCTAcagtcctcctccatcaccctgtATGTGTCTGAGGTTCAGCTCAGCACAGTCAACGGGCCCAGCGTGGCCCGCATGTCTCCTCCAGGCCCCCTGCACTGTCTCAA ATTGATACTGGAGAAGGAGGGACCTCGCTCGCTGTTCAGAGGCCTGGGGCCAAACCTGGTGGGCGTGGCACCTTCCAG AGCAATCTACTTTGCTGCTTACTCCACTGCCAAAGAGAAACTGAACGGTGTGTTGGAACCTGACTCCACACAGGTACACATGGTGTCGGCTGGAATGGCAG GTTTTACAGCCATCACTGCGACCAACCCAATATGGCTCATAAAGACCCGTCTACAGTTAGATGCTAG GAACCGAGGCGAACGCAGGATGAGTGCGTTTGAGTGTGTGCAGCGGGTCTATCGGGCCGACGGCCTGCGAGGCTTCTACAGGGGAATGTCGGCGTCCTACGCCGGCATCTCTGAGACTGTGATCCACTTTGTGATTTATGAAAACATCAAACGGCGTCTCCTGGAGGCCAAAGCGCCACaaaacatggaggaggaggaggaggcgtccaAAGACGCTTCAGACTTTGTTGGGATGATGCTCGCTGCTGCCACTTCAAAGACATGTGCCACAACTATTGCCTATCCTCACG AGGTGATCCGGACCAGGTTACGTGAGGAGGGCACCAAGTACCGCTCATTTTTCCAGACTTTAACTACAGTGCCCAAAGAGGAGGGCTATCGTGCTTTGTACCGCGGCCTCACCACACACCTGGTGCGGCAGATTCCCAACACCGCCATCATGATGTGCACCTATGAGCTTGTAGTCTATCTCCTCAACGGTTAA